A region from the Cydia amplana chromosome 7, ilCydAmpl1.1, whole genome shotgun sequence genome encodes:
- the LOC134649559 gene encoding putative sodium-dependent multivitamin transporter: MEHSIFGAWDYVIIAATLIISTAIGVYYRLSGGKQKTNEEFLLADRNMSIMPVAVSLMASFMSAISLLGGSSETYTYGMMFILINLPYGYGTPIVTKLYLPVFFGLQKTSTYEYLELRFGRYIRMLTSLTYTLQMVLYNGVVLYAPAIALEAVTGLDRLISILVVGLSCTLYATLGGMKAVLITDVLQSALMFAAVLSVTVFCSIQLGGFEQIFIIAREGGRLDLSNISIRPTERHTWWSLNIGGLINYLSLYAVNQTQVQRLLTVSSLKRSQACLWWSWPVLAFMSFCSCLAGIAMYAVYKDCDPLSSGSITAMDQLMPYYVVDSMRRIPGILGLFVAGIFSATLSTVSSSCNSLAAVTLTDYMGKCCHVRKSYIPWLTKLAACVYGLVFLGVAFIAEHLGGVLQAALTIFAVVGGPVLGVFTLGMFTTFANEAGVCTGLISGLALTLWINFGRPRPSPTRLPVSVEGCVGNITLPALPEVNPGDYFYLYRLSYLWTSPIGLVCVLVVGSVVSLLWRHQQPWQRAGRSHPDPALFTPPLAKRLRRSQAEKSDIQIH, from the exons ATGGAGCACTCAATCTTCGGGGCATGGGATTATGTCATAATAGCGGCAACCTTAATAATCTCTACCGCTATAGGAGTATACTACCGCTTAAGTGGAGGGAAACAAAAAACGAATGAG GAATTTTTACTGGCGGACCGAAACATGTCTATAATGCCAGTCGCAGTATCTCTGATGGCTTCCTTTATGTCCGCCATATCCTTACTAGGAGGATCATCAGAAACCTACACTTACGGGATGATGTTTATACTAATAAACTTGCCCTACGGCTACGGCACACCAATCGTAACAAAACTCTACTTACCAGTATTTTTCGGGCTTCAAAAAACAAGTACTTACGAGTATTTAGAGCTGCGATTTGGACGTTACATACGGATGCTTACGTCTTTAACATACACCTTACAAATGGTGTTGTACAATGGCGTTGTTCTTTACGCACCAGCTATTGCTCTAGAAGCAGTTACAGGACTTGATAGACTGATATCTATATTAGTAGTTGGGTTATCTTGTACCCTTTACGCAACTTTGGGAGGAATGAAAGCTGTGTTGATCACAGACGTTCTACAGTCTGCGCTAATGTTTGCAGCAGTTTTGAGCGTTACTGTATTCTGTTCCATACAGCTTGGAGGCTTTGAACAGATTTTTATTATCGCTCGAGAAGGTGGACGCCTGGATTTGTCGAA TATCAGCATAAGACCAACGGAGAGACACACGTGGTGGTCCCTGAACATTGGTGGTCTGATCAACTATTTGTCACTATACGCAGTCAATCAGACACAG GTCCAACGCCTGCTAACAGTGAGCTCGTTGAAGCGCTCGCAAGCTTGCCTGTGGTGGAGCTGGCCGGTGCTCGCCTTCATGAGTTTCTGCAGCTGTCTCGCTGGTATCGCCATGTATGCCGTGTACAAGGACTGTGACCCGCTGTCGTCGGGCAGCATCACCGCT aTGGACCAACTTATGCCATACTATGTAGTGGACTCTATGCGAAGAATACCAGGCATCTTAGGGTTGTTCGTGGCCGGCATATTCAGCGCCACGCTGTCTACTGTGTCTTCTTCCTGCAACTCCCTGGCTGCTGTCACATTAACGGATTATATGGGCAA aTGCTGCCACGTCCGCAAGTCCTACATCCCATGGCTGACAAAGCTGGCGGCCTGCGTGTACGGCCTCGTGTTTCTCGGCGTGGCGTTTATCGCCGAACACTTGGGAGGCGTGCTGCAGGCGGCACTGACGATCTTCGCTGTGGTGGGCGGCCCGGTGCTGGGTGTGTTTACGCTTGGCATGTTCACTACCTTCGCTAACGAAGCC GGTGTCTGCACAGGCTTAATCAGCGGGCTGGCATTGACGTTGTGGATAAACTTTGGCAGACCTCGGCCTTCCCCTACTCGGCTACCCGTCAGTGTGGAAGGATGCGTCGGTAACATCACGCTACCGGCGCTGCCAGAAGTCAATCCTGGAGACTACTTCTACCTCTACAGGCTGTCTTACTTGTGGACTAGTCCG ATCGGTTTAGTCTGCGTGCTGGTAGTAGGTTCTGTGGTGTCTTTGCTGTGGAGACACCAGCAACCGTGGCAGCGTGCTGGGCGAAGCCATCCTGACCCGGCGCTCTTCACACCTCCGCTCGCCAAAAGGCTTCGGCGAAGTCAGGCGGAAAAGTCAGATATTCAAATACATTAA